The following proteins come from a genomic window of Novosphingobium sp. P6W:
- a CDS encoding alpha/beta fold hydrolase has protein sequence MTVGRILKAAGGLLLIVVILMALVLLTMRLGWWNPSYESVKAAQATAPSTFEQVGTANLHIRDEGPRSGPVVIMLHSSMTNLREWDGWTDALKDKYRVIRFDWPPYGLSTDSAPSSGMPGVVALLEKLVEKKGLTRFALVGTSSGATVSTLYAAKYPEKVTALALSALPLKAPPPSDFSRVMWAMVWTHENFVPNYYPRFYYRRALSELYGRPERLTDATVDWYYQTNNLPGGFARVKEYYETNKKVVWAKGAGDDAARVKAPILLQWGDVDPVLPKYLAADAVKQFSGTKVDVIHYPDLSHYPMLELPKETARDLRTWLDRTVPAGAPQ, from the coding sequence ATGACGGTCGGTCGAATTCTCAAGGCTGCGGGAGGGTTGCTCCTTATCGTGGTAATCTTGATGGCATTGGTGCTGCTGACGATGCGGCTGGGCTGGTGGAACCCCTCGTATGAGAGCGTGAAAGCTGCGCAGGCCACCGCGCCCTCGACCTTCGAGCAGGTCGGCACCGCCAACCTCCACATCCGCGACGAAGGCCCGCGCAGCGGTCCGGTCGTCATCATGCTTCATAGCTCGATGACCAACCTGCGCGAATGGGACGGCTGGACCGATGCCCTCAAGGACAAGTACCGCGTGATCCGCTTCGACTGGCCGCCCTACGGCCTTTCGACCGACAGCGCCCCCTCCTCCGGCATGCCCGGCGTGGTCGCCCTGCTCGAAAAGCTGGTCGAAAAGAAGGGCCTCACCCGCTTCGCGCTTGTCGGCACTTCCAGCGGCGCGACCGTCTCGACGCTCTACGCCGCCAAGTACCCCGAAAAGGTCACCGCGCTGGCGCTTTCGGCGCTGCCGCTCAAGGCCCCGCCGCCCAGCGATTTCAGCCGCGTGATGTGGGCCATGGTCTGGACCCACGAGAATTTCGTGCCCAACTATTACCCGCGTTTCTACTATCGCCGCGCCTTGTCCGAACTTTACGGCCGGCCCGAACGCCTCACCGACGCAACGGTGGACTGGTACTACCAGACCAACAACCTCCCCGGAGGCTTCGCCCGCGTGAAGGAATACTACGAAACCAACAAGAAGGTGGTCTGGGCAAAGGGCGCGGGCGACGATGCAGCGCGGGTCAAGGCGCCCATCCTGCTGCAATGGGGCGATGTCGACCCGGTTCTGCCCAAGTACCTTGCCGCCGATGCCGTGAAACAGTTCTCCGGCACCAAGGTCGATGTGATCCATTACCCCGATCTCAGCCACTACCCGATGCTGGAACTGCCGAAGGAAACCGCCAGGGATTTGCGCACCTGGCTGGACCGCACCGTGCCTGCGGGCGCCCCGCAGTGA
- a CDS encoding phosphotransferase enzyme family protein — protein sequence MTSLTASDIPVAEVSHSVLHPEFIAAEVARRYPIKGELTCFLLYRGMNDVYLVQDEETKYALRVWRKTYRDVDDVAYELDFLDYLRQQGFPASVGVPQHDGKLYFKVASPEGERAIALYDWAPGVKFGDRLSEETAFRIGAAMARMHLLGDSWAGKDHQFSTETAKDYNICMPALIDFVYDRPDDLRDYPVIAANLDKRLDELAASGKVPLGVCHRDFHPSNVHVAEDGGITLLDFDAAGEDFLMQDVQNFVWGNLFYGFDPKIGEAFEDGYQSVRPFTKEETDNTELFLMAKALRLIAGMAHSSTAVGRGTLRFRNLDWLGDYVKTRARACGLL from the coding sequence GTGACTTCCTTGACCGCATCTGACATCCCGGTGGCCGAGGTTTCGCACTCGGTCCTCCATCCCGAGTTCATCGCCGCCGAAGTAGCGCGCCGCTATCCCATCAAGGGCGAGCTGACCTGTTTCCTGCTCTACCGGGGCATGAACGACGTCTACCTCGTCCAGGACGAGGAAACGAAGTACGCCCTGCGCGTCTGGCGCAAGACCTACCGCGATGTCGACGATGTCGCCTACGAACTCGATTTCCTCGATTATCTGCGCCAGCAGGGTTTTCCCGCCTCGGTCGGCGTGCCGCAGCATGACGGCAAGCTCTACTTCAAGGTCGCCTCGCCCGAAGGCGAGCGCGCGATCGCGCTCTACGACTGGGCGCCGGGCGTGAAGTTCGGCGATCGTCTTTCTGAGGAAACCGCCTTCCGCATCGGCGCGGCCATGGCGCGCATGCACCTGCTCGGCGATAGCTGGGCCGGCAAGGATCACCAGTTCTCGACCGAAACGGCGAAGGACTACAACATCTGCATGCCGGCGCTGATCGATTTCGTCTACGACCGGCCCGACGACCTTCGCGACTATCCGGTGATCGCCGCCAACCTCGACAAGCGGCTCGACGAACTGGCCGCCTCGGGCAAGGTCCCGCTGGGCGTCTGCCACCGCGACTTCCATCCCAGCAACGTCCACGTCGCCGAAGACGGCGGCATCACCCTCCTCGACTTCGACGCAGCGGGTGAGGACTTCCTCATGCAGGACGTGCAGAACTTCGTCTGGGGCAACCTGTTCTACGGCTTCGATCCCAAGATCGGCGAAGCGTTCGAGGACGGCTATCAGTCAGTCCGGCCCTTCACCAAGGAAGAGACCGACAATACCGAACTGTTCCTGATGGCCAAGGCGCTGCGCCTGATCGCGGGTATGGCGCATAGCTCGACCGCCGTGGGCCGCGGCACGCTGCGCTTCCGCAACCTGGACTGGCTGGGCGACTATGTGAAGACCCGCGCCCGCGCCTGCGGCCTGCTCTGA
- a CDS encoding ureidoglycolate lyase: MTKVGGNSMPECRVIDLTVEPATPEALAPFGAVIGREAPVKPVSVDFYKGAVKMSYPARFLCEHPVEVTLAQMDRRPGEVRYMERHFQHTQAFLPLGGKPFVAVMAPPGDGELPDLSQVRAFRFDGTAGFAMHLGTWHEFPFAVEDGTDLVVILSSQTGYDLKAKDALTEEAHGPDLDKKDIVARTGNVFRFELME; the protein is encoded by the coding sequence ATGACCAAGGTTGGCGGCAATTCCATGCCCGAATGCAGGGTGATCGATCTCACGGTCGAACCGGCGACTCCCGAGGCGCTTGCGCCTTTCGGCGCCGTTATCGGGCGCGAGGCGCCGGTGAAACCTGTTTCGGTCGATTTTTACAAGGGCGCGGTGAAAATGAGCTACCCGGCTCGTTTTCTTTGCGAGCATCCGGTAGAGGTCACGCTGGCGCAGATGGACCGGCGGCCCGGCGAAGTGCGCTATATGGAGCGCCACTTTCAGCATACCCAGGCTTTTCTGCCGCTGGGCGGCAAGCCTTTCGTCGCGGTCATGGCGCCGCCCGGGGATGGCGAACTTCCCGACCTTTCGCAGGTGCGCGCCTTTCGTTTCGACGGGACGGCAGGCTTTGCCATGCACCTTGGCACCTGGCATGAATTTCCCTTCGCGGTGGAGGACGGGACCGACCTTGTGGTCATCCTGTCAAGCCAGACCGGCTACGACCTCAAGGCGAAGGACGCCCTGACCGAAGAGGCCCATGGCCCCGATCTCGACAAGAAGGACATCGTCGCCCGCACCGGCAACGTGTTCCGTTTCGAACTGATGGAGTGA
- a CDS encoding class I SAM-dependent methyltransferase, with the protein MEQFRQEHFGHAVMPQSNHDEQAMEDHFLAMRAWTSKNLDPLDRRLLDEVIVPSIEKKTGSKPTSSTQVRQALEAHPLHQYWLTLSLFYQDRIWLSLDGAIDRQFEELSAKVEAQVAEPKGSLRLNPDLAIPRYISAFDHHRMPGSYTVDTAEGDFRAGALYDRFASTYLRNLNGGWKNDGRGHTLASHVQDFYPDFKPKRILDLGCSVGHSTVAIAQAFPDAEVFALDVGAPMLRYGHARAEAMGAPIHFSQQDAEHTDFEDGSFDLVCSSAVLHETSAKGMRGIFKECHRLLREGGVMCHVDVPPRHEHMSLWDQMRCDFESHYNNEPFMTSLARTDWMKVALDAGFDAEDVLVGYRKGTFFLKPERADFFTEGHPEGRAMIGSWYACSATK; encoded by the coding sequence ATGGAACAGTTCCGCCAGGAACATTTCGGTCATGCCGTCATGCCGCAGTCCAATCATGACGAGCAGGCGATGGAGGACCACTTCCTCGCCATGCGTGCGTGGACCAGCAAGAATCTCGACCCGCTCGACCGCCGCCTGCTGGACGAAGTGATCGTACCCAGCATCGAGAAGAAAACTGGCAGCAAGCCGACTTCCAGCACGCAGGTCCGCCAGGCGCTGGAAGCGCATCCGCTGCACCAGTACTGGTTGACGCTTTCGCTGTTCTACCAGGACCGCATCTGGCTTTCGCTCGACGGCGCCATTGATCGCCAGTTCGAGGAGCTTTCGGCCAAGGTCGAGGCGCAGGTGGCCGAGCCGAAAGGCAGCCTTCGCCTGAACCCGGACCTTGCGATCCCGCGCTACATCTCCGCGTTCGACCATCACCGGATGCCGGGCAGCTATACCGTCGACACCGCCGAGGGCGATTTCCGCGCCGGCGCGCTTTACGACCGTTTCGCTTCCACGTACCTGCGCAACCTTAACGGCGGCTGGAAGAATGACGGGCGAGGCCATACGCTGGCCAGCCATGTCCAGGACTTCTATCCGGACTTCAAGCCGAAGCGCATCCTCGATCTCGGCTGCTCGGTGGGCCATTCCACCGTGGCGATCGCCCAGGCTTTCCCCGATGCGGAAGTCTTCGCGCTGGATGTCGGCGCGCCGATGCTGCGCTACGGCCACGCCCGCGCCGAGGCGATGGGCGCACCGATCCACTTCAGCCAGCAGGACGCCGAACATACCGACTTCGAGGATGGCAGCTTCGACCTCGTCTGCTCTTCGGCGGTGCTTCACGAGACTTCGGCCAAGGGGATGCGCGGCATTTTCAAGGAATGCCACCGCTTGCTGCGAGAAGGCGGGGTGATGTGCCACGTCGACGTGCCGCCGCGCCATGAGCACATGTCGCTGTGGGACCAGATGCGCTGCGACTTCGAGAGCCACTACAACAACGAACCGTTCATGACCTCGCTGGCCCGGACGGACTGGATGAAGGTTGCGCTCGACGCAGGGTTCGATGCTGAAGACGTGCTTGTGGGTTACCGCAAGGGCACGTTCTTCCTGAAGCCGGAGCGGGCGGACTTCTTCACCGAAGGCCATCCCGAAGGACGGGCGATGATCGGCAGCTGGTACGCCTGCTCTGCGACGAAGTAA
- a CDS encoding FAD-binding oxidoreductase encodes MSSAIVEELLVSALIEALGADAVIHEGDALAYFSNDVYRGGGAPQAVVRPASVEALQEAVRICAAAGAAMVPRGGGASYTDAYLVPEGGHVLFDTGALDAIEIDAQNAVVTVEAGVTWMALKTALDAKGLRTPFWGPFSGIAATVGGSVSQNTLSHGSTAHGISAQSVLSMDVVLASGEVLSTSASSAMRFYGPDLTGLFTGDCGIFGIKARIRLPLLPVLPHFECLSFAFDSFADYHAASRKAAMARLDDSHFGLDLALSQGQIGRQDGMGARLKIAAEVLRKAPDKMKGIAQLVRMALAGENPMRAGAYMCHFMIEGFDADEAAHKAKILRRLLSGLGREIANSIPTFVHSVPFAPLFNVLGPGGERWVPIHGVLAHDQVVAFDTAYKALIADRKTEMERLGVWTGTMFSPVGASGFLYEVALYWPDDRTAYHRTTLGADYLGQQPHFDANEESRAYADDLKRAIVALMQAHGAGHFQLGRAYPYRQRLSPQAISLLSAVKTELDPKGLMNPGALGF; translated from the coding sequence ATGAGCAGCGCGATTGTCGAGGAACTGTTGGTTTCGGCCCTGATCGAGGCCCTGGGGGCAGATGCGGTCATCCATGAGGGCGATGCCCTCGCCTACTTCTCGAACGACGTCTACCGCGGCGGCGGTGCGCCGCAGGCGGTCGTTCGCCCGGCCAGCGTCGAGGCGCTTCAGGAAGCCGTGCGCATCTGCGCGGCGGCGGGCGCCGCCATGGTCCCGCGCGGCGGCGGCGCATCGTATACGGACGCCTACCTCGTCCCCGAAGGCGGCCATGTCCTGTTCGACACCGGCGCGCTGGACGCGATCGAGATCGACGCGCAGAACGCCGTCGTCACCGTCGAGGCCGGGGTCACATGGATGGCGCTCAAGACCGCGCTCGATGCCAAGGGGCTGCGCACGCCGTTTTGGGGGCCGTTCTCCGGCATCGCCGCCACGGTCGGCGGCAGCGTGAGCCAGAACACCCTCAGCCATGGCAGTACCGCACACGGCATCTCTGCGCAGTCGGTGCTGTCGATGGACGTCGTATTGGCGAGCGGCGAGGTCCTGTCGACCAGCGCCAGTTCGGCCATGCGCTTCTACGGACCGGACCTTACCGGGCTGTTCACCGGAGACTGCGGCATCTTCGGGATCAAGGCCCGCATCCGCCTGCCGCTGTTGCCGGTATTGCCGCATTTCGAATGCCTCAGCTTCGCCTTCGACAGCTTCGCCGATTACCACGCCGCATCGCGCAAGGCGGCGATGGCGAGGCTCGACGATTCGCACTTCGGTCTCGACCTTGCGCTGTCGCAGGGCCAGATCGGACGGCAGGACGGCATGGGCGCACGCCTCAAGATCGCCGCCGAAGTGCTGCGAAAAGCGCCGGACAAGATGAAGGGCATCGCCCAGTTGGTCCGCATGGCACTGGCGGGCGAAAACCCGATGCGCGCCGGCGCCTACATGTGCCATTTCATGATCGAGGGATTCGACGCCGACGAGGCCGCGCACAAGGCGAAAATCCTGCGCCGCCTGCTGTCCGGACTTGGCCGCGAGATCGCCAATTCGATCCCCACGTTCGTTCACTCGGTGCCTTTCGCTCCACTGTTCAACGTGCTTGGCCCCGGCGGCGAACGCTGGGTGCCGATTCACGGTGTGCTGGCTCATGACCAGGTTGTGGCGTTCGATACCGCCTACAAGGCGCTGATCGCCGACCGCAAGACCGAGATGGAGCGGCTTGGCGTGTGGACCGGGACGATGTTCTCACCGGTCGGGGCCTCCGGTTTCCTCTACGAAGTGGCGCTGTACTGGCCGGATGATCGCACCGCCTACCACCGCACCACCTTGGGCGCGGACTATCTTGGTCAGCAGCCCCACTTCGACGCCAACGAAGAATCGCGCGCCTATGCCGACGATCTCAAGCGCGCCATCGTCGCACTGATGCAGGCGCACGGCGCCGGCCATTTCCAGCTTGGCCGCGCCTATCCCTACAGGCAGCGGCTCTCACCGCAGGCGATCTCGCTGCTGAGCGCGGTGAAGACCGAACTGGACCCCAAGGGCCTGATGAACCCCGGCGCGCTGGGGTTCTAA
- a CDS encoding alpha/beta fold hydrolase, whose translation MLRQRSGQDEAHATAMNEVPAIQRAYTRCRHGQMHYRIAGPAQGTRVPVVLLHQNPSSSYEYEPLIRALATDRLVVALDTPGYGMSDAPPAPPGMAGYAAAFSDALDALAQDGILTGPVDLYGFHTGTLLSCELAIARPDRVRALGLTGIPMFDEAALAQRLAAADNFPAPDEKGTVIGDLLSKLWTYVVTSRNPAVSLEKAALNFADKARVLDRFTWAYRGVWSWDFSRLEQVTQPALLIQPAEDLLSVSLEAAARMPSCRVVELPDLDRDIFDIAPERIAHELRDFLDRI comes from the coding sequence ATGCTCCGTCAGCGCAGCGGACAAGACGAAGCGCATGCTACCGCCATGAACGAAGTCCCCGCGATCCAGCGCGCCTATACCCGTTGCCGCCACGGCCAGATGCATTACCGCATCGCCGGTCCGGCGCAGGGTACACGCGTTCCGGTCGTGTTGCTGCACCAGAACCCCTCCTCGTCCTATGAGTACGAGCCGCTTATCCGCGCCTTGGCGACCGACCGTCTGGTCGTGGCCCTCGACACGCCCGGCTACGGAATGTCGGATGCGCCGCCCGCCCCTCCCGGCATGGCGGGCTATGCGGCCGCGTTTTCCGACGCGCTGGACGCTCTGGCGCAAGACGGCATCCTGACCGGGCCGGTGGACCTCTACGGCTTCCACACCGGCACCTTGCTCTCGTGCGAACTGGCGATCGCCCGGCCGGACCGGGTACGGGCGCTCGGCCTCACCGGCATTCCGATGTTCGACGAGGCCGCGCTCGCACAGCGTCTTGCCGCCGCCGACAATTTCCCGGCGCCGGACGAAAAAGGCACCGTGATCGGCGACCTCCTTAGCAAGCTCTGGACTTACGTGGTCACGAGCCGAAACCCGGCGGTTTCACTGGAAAAGGCCGCGCTGAACTTCGCTGACAAGGCCCGCGTGCTGGACCGCTTCACCTGGGCCTATCGGGGCGTGTGGTCCTGGGATTTCTCCCGCCTCGAACAGGTCACCCAGCCCGCGCTGCTTATCCAGCCGGCCGAAGACCTTCTTTCCGTTTCCCTGGAGGCTGCCGCGCGCATGCCTTCCTGCCGTGTGGTCGAACTTCCCGATCTCGACCGCGATATCTTTGACATTGCTCCGGAGCGTATTGCCCATGAACTGCGTGACTTCCTTGACCGCATCTGA
- a CDS encoding LLM class flavin-dependent oxidoreductase — translation MPVEINGLLNHNISSETHPVPFETFDPEGIAQMAQLHDAWGYDKVLVANAAIMPDNFTIAGYVAAHTKRLGVMLAHRPGFIPPTMAARMLATLDRLMPGRVGVHIITAASDEETQADGDYQTKVERYDRAREYIAVLRRMWTSETPFDHEDKWFRFNGGFAAIKPTQGTVPVYFGGMSPAALEVAGEYCDTFATLSDTVAGMTEVVEKVREAAAPYDRSPRFLMSIRIVIADTEEAAWARADEIREAVAANMGKLAPNTAAVKADGFKRTAELAARGDRLEKCFWNGINQLRGGQSNSGTLVGTPEQLADALMDYYDAGVSAFILRGFDPVEDVIAIGRDLIPLVRAKVAERDAELATAMA, via the coding sequence ATGCCGGTCGAGATCAACGGTCTGCTCAACCACAACATTTCGAGCGAGACGCATCCCGTTCCCTTCGAGACTTTTGATCCCGAAGGCATCGCGCAGATGGCACAGCTTCACGACGCCTGGGGCTATGACAAGGTACTGGTCGCCAATGCCGCGATCATGCCGGACAACTTCACCATCGCCGGATATGTCGCGGCCCATACCAAGCGGCTTGGTGTCATGCTGGCGCACCGTCCCGGCTTCATTCCGCCGACGATGGCGGCGCGCATGCTCGCCACGCTTGATCGGCTGATGCCGGGCCGTGTCGGTGTCCATATCATCACCGCCGCCAGCGACGAGGAAACCCAGGCCGACGGCGATTACCAGACCAAGGTCGAGCGCTATGACCGCGCCAGGGAATACATCGCGGTGTTGCGCCGGATGTGGACCAGCGAGACGCCCTTCGATCATGAGGACAAGTGGTTCCGTTTCAATGGTGGCTTCGCGGCGATCAAACCGACCCAGGGCACAGTCCCGGTATACTTCGGCGGCATGAGCCCGGCGGCGCTCGAAGTGGCGGGTGAATATTGCGACACCTTCGCCACTCTGTCCGACACGGTCGCAGGCATGACGGAAGTGGTCGAAAAAGTCCGCGAGGCCGCCGCGCCCTATGACCGCAGTCCGCGCTTCCTGATGTCGATCCGCATCGTCATCGCCGATACCGAGGAAGCGGCCTGGGCCCGCGCCGACGAAATCCGCGAGGCGGTGGCCGCCAATATGGGCAAGCTGGCGCCGAACACCGCCGCGGTGAAGGCCGACGGTTTTAAGCGGACCGCCGAACTCGCGGCGCGGGGCGACCGGTTGGAAAAGTGTTTCTGGAACGGCATCAACCAGCTTCGCGGCGGGCAGAGCAATTCCGGCACGCTGGTGGGCACGCCCGAGCAACTCGCCGATGCGCTGATGGATTATTACGACGCCGGAGTTTCCGCCTTCATCCTGCGCGGCTTCGATCCGGTTGAGGATGTGATCGCCATCGGCCGCGATCTCATCCCGCTTGTGCGTGCGAAAGTGGCCGAGCGTGACGCCGAACTGGCAACCGCGATGGCCTGA
- a CDS encoding alpha/beta fold hydrolase, whose product MRVGSFAAGLLLAALTAPSAIAQSAPAQLDDAALRSRYALANSQFAEIDGETVHYAAQGKGPAILLVHGSFASLRQWDEWAAKLARRYRVIRYDQSPAGLSGPSPARDYSIEHRIRVIDGLMDRLKIDRFVMVATSSGGLPAAAYAAARPQRVQGLVLNNIAVGPVKFDLDGMAPALKAALAEDRTHPGWHAPEYWRQILLANVTDPSRITPALVQQWTDLNSRLSRDPAIGKAVAASTSFARAPGDLRAIAAPTLLLWSANDHETTLERDGRQALDLLGSKDKTLEVVEACGHMMPYDCPDRALARVTPFLHRITGK is encoded by the coding sequence GTGAGGGTGGGATCGTTCGCGGCCGGGCTTTTGCTCGCGGCGCTCACCGCCCCGTCCGCAATCGCCCAGTCGGCGCCAGCCCAGCTTGACGACGCGGCGCTGCGCAGCCGCTACGCACTGGCTAACTCGCAGTTCGCCGAAATCGACGGCGAAACCGTGCATTATGCCGCGCAAGGCAAGGGCCCGGCGATCCTGCTGGTCCACGGCTCCTTCGCCAGTCTGCGCCAGTGGGACGAATGGGCCGCGAAACTCGCGCGCCGTTACCGGGTGATCCGGTACGATCAATCCCCCGCCGGACTCTCGGGCCCCAGCCCCGCCAGGGACTATTCCATCGAGCACCGCATTCGCGTGATCGATGGACTGATGGACCGGCTGAAGATCGACCGCTTCGTGATGGTCGCAACATCCAGCGGCGGCCTGCCCGCCGCTGCCTACGCCGCCGCCCGGCCGCAGCGGGTGCAGGGACTGGTGCTCAACAACATTGCGGTTGGCCCGGTAAAGTTCGACCTCGATGGTATGGCGCCCGCGCTCAAGGCCGCACTGGCCGAAGATCGCACCCACCCCGGCTGGCACGCCCCGGAATACTGGCGCCAGATCCTGCTGGCCAATGTCACCGATCCCTCGCGCATCACGCCTGCGCTGGTGCAGCAGTGGACCGATCTCAACAGCCGCCTCTCGCGCGATCCTGCCATCGGCAAGGCCGTGGCGGCCTCCACCTCATTCGCGCGCGCGCCCGGCGACTTGCGCGCGATCGCCGCGCCCACTTTGCTGCTGTGGTCCGCCAATGACCATGAAACCACACTGGAGCGCGACGGCAGGCAAGCGCTCGACCTTCTCGGCAGCAAGGATAAAACGCTGGAGGTGGTCGAGGCATGTGGACACATGATGCCGTATGACTGCCCTGACCGGGCGCTTGCCCGCGTGACACCGTTCCTGCACCGCATCACTGGCAAATAA
- a CDS encoding MFS transporter — MAQGISPSAIDLTEAPAARPVGAAGGSWPGGKSAWVMVFMLFLAGVLSVIDRAALNILVDPVRADIGIGDEQIGLLQGLAFGLFYAFMGLPMGLLADRVSRRNLIVAGIALWSVATIGSGLAQTFGWLFTARLMVGLGEAALGPAAISLIADLFSPAQRGRPISFYMMGQGLANGIAISLTGLLVTAAGAGAFLGVPVIGHLVPWRIVFVVFGAGGLVVALGLLAFTREPARQVQAATGAAARMPGAAEAAYFWRNRGVLLPLYFGFATCFTVAYGASAWAPTMLLRGYGADAAFLGKWLGPLSILFSAIGPLIGGTILDRSMRSGRTMARFAILSIAPVFALPSVLAVLAGELHLATVLVASSNAVFSVIGTVMFATLQSVVPPRMRGSAIALTLVLNTIIGATLGPLMVASVTERVLHNPALVGWSIAVVCTPFLLIGAALYALAGHTMRRAAARGDSECAGLLSSGAN; from the coding sequence ATGGCGCAAGGCATCAGCCCCAGCGCAATCGATCTGACCGAGGCTCCGGCGGCAAGGCCCGTCGGAGCGGCCGGGGGATCGTGGCCGGGCGGCAAGTCCGCCTGGGTCATGGTCTTCATGCTGTTCCTCGCGGGTGTCCTCTCGGTCATCGACCGGGCGGCACTCAACATCCTCGTCGATCCGGTGCGCGCCGATATCGGCATCGGGGATGAGCAGATCGGGCTGTTGCAGGGCCTTGCCTTCGGGCTGTTCTATGCCTTCATGGGCTTGCCGATGGGGCTGCTGGCTGACCGCGTATCGCGCCGCAACCTGATCGTCGCCGGCATCGCGCTGTGGAGCGTGGCGACGATCGGCAGCGGTCTGGCGCAGACTTTCGGCTGGCTGTTCACCGCCCGCCTCATGGTGGGCCTTGGCGAAGCGGCGCTGGGCCCTGCCGCGATCTCGCTGATCGCAGACCTGTTCTCGCCTGCGCAGCGCGGGCGGCCAATCTCCTTCTACATGATGGGCCAGGGCCTTGCGAACGGCATCGCCATTTCGCTTACCGGCCTTCTGGTGACGGCGGCGGGCGCAGGTGCATTCCTGGGCGTGCCGGTGATCGGCCATCTGGTTCCGTGGCGGATCGTCTTCGTGGTGTTCGGCGCCGGCGGCCTGGTCGTGGCGCTGGGGCTGCTCGCCTTCACGCGTGAACCTGCGCGGCAGGTCCAGGCCGCTACCGGCGCTGCCGCGCGCATGCCCGGCGCGGCCGAAGCCGCATACTTCTGGCGCAATCGCGGCGTGCTGTTGCCGCTCTATTTCGGTTTCGCAACCTGCTTCACGGTCGCCTACGGCGCCTCCGCCTGGGCGCCGACGATGCTGCTGCGCGGCTACGGCGCCGACGCCGCGTTCCTCGGCAAGTGGCTGGGTCCGCTGTCGATCCTGTTCTCGGCGATCGGGCCGCTGATCGGCGGAACCATCCTTGACCGTTCGATGCGATCCGGCCGGACGATGGCGCGCTTTGCGATCCTGTCGATCGCGCCGGTCTTTGCGCTCCCCTCGGTGCTCGCGGTGCTGGCGGGTGAGCTTCATCTCGCCACCGTGCTGGTGGCATCGTCGAATGCTGTGTTCTCGGTGATCGGCACGGTGATGTTCGCGACGTTGCAGTCGGTGGTTCCACCGCGCATGCGCGGCTCCGCCATTGCGCTGACACTGGTGCTCAACACCATCATCGGCGCCACTCTCGGCCCGCTGATGGTCGCCAGCGTGACGGAGCGGGTACTGCACAATCCTGCACTGGTGGGCTGGTCGATCGCGGTGGTCTGCACGCCGTTCCTGCTGATCGGCGCGGCGCTTTATGCGCTTGCGGGCCACACCATGCGCCGCGCGGCAGCGCGCGGCGACAGCGAATGCGCCGGTCTGCTGTCCAGCGGAGCCAACTAA